The Prunus dulcis chromosome 3, ALMONDv2, whole genome shotgun sequence genome segment TCTGAAATCATAAGAATCTTAGGCAGGGCTAAGATGGTAAACAAGGCACTATCTGTCTTCTACCAGATCAAAGGCCACAAGTGCAAACCAACAGCAAACACTTACAACTCCATGATCTTAATGCTGATGCAAGAAGGTCATCATGACAAGGTCCATGAGCTCTATAATGAGATGTGTAATGAGGTTAACTGTCTCCCAGACACAGTTACATACAGTGCACTAATATCGGCATTTGGGAAATTGGGTCGTGATGATTCTGCCATTaggttgtttgatgaaatgaagGATAATGGTTTGCATCCAACTGCAAAGATTTATACTACCCTGTTGGCAATCTTTTTCAAGTTGGGAAAAGTTGAGAAAGCTTTAAGCCTGGCCCAGGAGATGAGAGAGAAGGGGTGTCCGCCTACTGTGTTTACCTACACTGAATTGATAAAGGGGCTTGGCAAAGCTGGTAGGGTTGAAGATGCTTGTGTTATATACAAAAACCTTCTGAGGGAGGGTTGTAATCCTGATGTCGTGCTCATTAACAATTTGATAAACATTTTGGGAAAGGAAGGTCGTATAGAAGATGCTATTAAGCTTTTCAACGAGATGGTTTCTTTGCGTTGCACACCTAATGTGGTGACATACAACACTATAATTAAAgctttatttgaatccaaagcTCCAGCTTCTGAAGCTGCTTCATGGTTTGAGAAGATGAAAGTTAATGGCATTGTTCCCAGCTCATTTACCTATTCAATTCTTATTGATGGTTTTTGCAAAACAAATAGAGTTGAGAAAGCTCTGCTGCTTCTTGAGGAGATGGATGAAAAGGGGTTTCCTCCTTGTCCAGCTGCCTATTGCAGCCTGATCAACAGTCTTGGAAAAGCAAAACGGTATGAAGCTGCAAATGAGTTATTTCAAGAATTGAAAGAGAACTGCGGGCGTTCAAGTGCTAGGGTATATGCTGTGATGATTAAACATTTTGGGAAATGCGGGCGTCTTGATGAAGCTTTGGATCTTTTTAATGAGATGAAGAAACTCGGATGCACTCCAGATGTGTATGCTTATAATGCGCTCATGTCAGGAATGGTGAGGGCTGGCATGATAGATGAAGCACATTCCTTGCTTAAAGTAATGGAAGAAAATGGTTGCATTCCAGACCTAAACTCACAAAATATCATTTTAAATGGCTTGGCCAGGACAGGTGGACCAAATCGGGCTTTGGAAATGTTTTCCAAGATGAAGCGTTCTAAGATTCAACCAGATGCAGTTTCTTATAACACTGTTCTTGGTTGTCTCAGCCGAGCTGGTATGCTTGAGGAGGCTGCAAAGCTGATGAAAGAGATGGATTCAAAAGGTTTTCATTATGATCTCATCACTTACTCATCAATACTTGAGGCGGTTGGCAAGGTTGATAATGTTCGCAAGACTTCCTCAGAGGGATATGGTATGAGATGGTTTCTCTTCTTTTACTTACACGACATAACCAGGGTTAAGGACTGTTTCTGATTAAGATGATTTAAGACCTGCtaataagaagaaaaacaaaaaatgaactTGTGAAAGTATGCAATATCAGTTGATACCACATACATAATTATCAGTTACGATGTATGGGCTAATGTTTTGAGCTGTTCATATGACAATGTTTTTCTTAATTGCATGTGGGCTATGTGATTGATACACCGTCTGCTgttataatcaaatttttaGTATAGCTGTTATAAACCGTCTGCTGTATACTTAACTCACTCATGAAATGCTGATTCTTCTGCAGGTTATACGCCCTATTGAGCGCCAGCGGCACAGCCATATAATCCTACAAATTTCAAGTATCTTCCAGTTGGAATTTgctggaagaaaagaaaaagaaaaacactaaTAACCACTTATCATTATAAAGAGAGTGGATTGTagaaaacccaattcaaaTGTTACCTTTGTAAATACGATTTGAATGAGGGTAGCTCTTCGGCTACACAATCCGCACTGCCTCATGTATTGTAACTTAAGCAGGAGATGGACAAATTTAGTGCTGAAATGCAGTAGCTGTTAATTGTAGTAATATGAAAGAATGTTATGAACTCATGTTCATTCACCGCCTATATTTGTAAGGCATAATTGATCCTGATGCGTTTCATTGTACCCAATTGGAAATTTGATTATCAGTGACTTATAACCATACATTCCACCACATGAATTCTAAATGTTGTTTCactctttatttttcaaatgcaCTAGATTTCACAAGTCCCATGGGGACACTGCGGATGCAGCACCCCAATCTGGAGGCTTGCAGCATTAATGTTCATGTCCTTTTAAGCAATATTATGGGTGGATAAGGTTGTAATTGTCATTTCATTTTACATGATGGTTGAGAACTCAGGGATGAGTTTAAACTAGGTTCTGCATTttgtaacaaaaacaaaacaaacaaaactcaCGCAGCAAGGTATACGGATCTGccaaaaaacttaaaacatatatattgttgCATCTTCATGATTTTCAGCTCAAAATGCTGGCAGAGgcaatcaaaattgaaaacagaCCACTAGCAAACAAGTGGATACATATAAGACCATAACATGGATCAAAAGGGAACAGAACTAGGCAATACAATAGTAATTcgaattttcatatttctaATACCATATCTGCTACAACATCAACAACTTATTTccataaaagaaattaaaagggaTAAAGGCCCCAATTGTTACAACAACAGCTAGCAGTTAACATAACTAGTTGCCATTATAGATAGATACTCATATCACCCACTAGCATTTTCGGCAGAGATATCATTCTCCTCGTCATCACCCTGCTGTATTTTTGCAATCTCAGCCTGCGCTCTCTCCATAATCTGCCTTTTCTGCATTTCCAAGTCCCTGTGGAAATCCATCCTCATCTTCTCTAGTTCTACCATCTGCTGCCTTTTACTAGTTTCAATCTTCTCATATATGTCACTGAATTTCTGAATAGAATCAGCAAGCAATCTAAAGGAACACCGATCATCATTGTCCCTTCCGTACCTCCTCTTCTTGGGTGGTAGCCCATCTGAATCATCATCCACTCCCTCAGCAGATTCTGAATTTCCTGGACTATCCCTCATCTCATCCAACCCATTTGCACGGTTCAAATACACTCTAGGGTTCATGAAAACATACTCCCCTGAGTCCAAACCACAAGAAAGGCCAGATTGCTGTTGTGGCGATGACATTAACATATCCATCTTCTTGAAATAAACCCACTTGCTAGTAGCACCACCAGTCTCTGCGAATTTGAGCCTTTCCTTTTTGTACTTCTTCTTCAAGGTATCCAACCGATTGCGACATTGTGTGTCTGTCCTTTCAATCTTTGACACCTCTGAAACCTTCTCCGCTACCTCTTGCCACTCCTCAGAGCGAAGACTCTTTTTTCCACGTTGAAGAAACCGATCACCCCAAGCATCTAGTAACACAAATGTCTCATGCTCGGTCCAATCGGTAAGCGAATTCCGGCCACCAATTGATTGTCTTGGAGCAGAGGGTGCAGCAGCTGGAGGAGCTGGTAGACGAGGAGCAAATTCATAACTTGAGATCAAATTCTTCAACTTCCGCTTCTTTGGGTGCTTTTGTAAATCAGCATCATCAATCATTCTATTATAAACTTTGCTCTTATTATCATCTtcatcctcctcatcctcctcatcatcaccatcatcttcgtcatcatcatcatcgtcaACATCTTTGTGAACAGACAGATAACCATTTTGACCAttgttgtcttcttcttcctcacccaactcttcatcctcttcatcctcatcgtcctcttcatcatcaaCATAGTGACTGCCAACTGGCCTAGAATATGGACCACTACGAACAGGAAGCTTCTGCCTTTGAGAAGAACCATAACCCTGCTGGTGATTCACACCATATGGGTTTGGAGGATACCTTGCATCATCTTCCGTGTCATCCATTTcaacacaaactcaagattaacaacaacaaaaccacCACCAAATAAGATACACCAGTAAGACCCTACTTGCTAGTTCCAAACCACCAGTTTCTCCGTTTCAATAGGGCTAAACTCCAAAAAAATCCATACCATTATCCTTTTTCAGCTAGCTTCTTATTCCAATCAACaacttctccttcttcatataactaaaaccCCAAATCATCCAAGCTCATGAACCTTTGttatcatcaccatcatctacaaaaaattacttttgaaaaaagaaaaactgaaactAGCTCCAAATCAGCATTTTGTTttagaaaatcataaaaacatcAGAACCCCGATGAATATCTCTCTAAAAAGAAACCTATTTTTATGGTGAAAATCGTTGTCAGAGAATTCAATACCCTTAGGTCAATAGACTGGCAAGTAAACCCTAACAAAGTCACCAAATTTATCATTCTAAACTCatgaaaagtaaaacaaaaactaaccCACCATCCGTTTTCCAAAAATTTCCTAATTCTTAAGCTCAATTCAAACTCCAGCAGTTTCAAAATCGAGAAATGAAGCCCTTAACTCTTACCTCAAAGGACAAGTTTTTTTACAGACTTGAAAGATCgaaacttttctcaaaatttccTCAGTCGCAAGCCAAATTGAAGCTTCTGAAAGAGCTTCAACTCGAAATTTCCTCAAAGTTGAAATCACTTGTGTCTCCTTCCAGGAGAACTGAGATGGGAAAATAAAGACAAGAAGGCAGAGAGAGTAAAGAATTGGGGATAAAAGAGGGTCACTGGCACTGCTATATCACACGCCTGGTACGTTattgtatattttcttttcttttttttctttggtaaaGATGCGTTAATGcgttattgttttttgttttttgtttttttttctttctgggcTTTTTGGGCCTAGTGGATGCTGGTTTGAGCTGGGTCCTAGTTTGGAAATGGACGGTTCACACCTGatgatatttatattttagtttatcgaatttttaaaaaaaaaatacaaatacaaaatttttatgtgatgttaacaattttttatttttttttatataaatgatattatattttaatctaatttaaaCTATGAGAAGGAGGATTCGAATTCGGATGTATAGTGGGGCTAAATCCATATATGTTGTGGTGTTAACATTATATGTTAGTAATTTAACCATAAATATTGACTATCATTCCTaaatttgaaagaagaaaCACTCTTTCATGAGTTGTGCCCTTGCCTACATAGATAGTTGGTAGATGGGTCCTCAAAGCTCTAGAgtcacttttttgttttatttgtttatgttaGACATGGACTTATTATTAAGCTGATGTACCATGCACACCACATACATAAAAGAAATAGGATTTGAGAGATACGTTGCACttgtttgtgtttctttttcaatttttagcaATAAAGAAgaggaatttaatttttttaaaatacaagcAATAGTCTATAATGGGGATGGGATTTTTAACACACAAACACTATCAAGATGTCATGTTCGAACCTGAGATCACTGTTCACTACCAATGTATCATATTCAAATCTGAGACCACTTATTTACAAGTCAAAGTCTTTTTTTAATGTGCTAGACCCATTGGCTAAATTTGATCGTTAGAACTTGGATTTAGAACATCTATGAAGAATTGAATTATGAGGTAGATTTTGATTGTATTTGATTACATTGAATTGCATTGGATTACATTGACTTACATTGAATTGGAGAGTATAACACTAATTCAATTATGTGTTTGGTACTACACATAAAATATGATAGAGTTAGACATAATTCAATCCAACTTAGTCCCAATCTTTTGGTGGGATTCATAATCCTACTAAATTTAACCCTAATAGAATAAGAGTTTAGTACATCATTTGAAAACTCTGTGCGTGACAAGCGCTagttataaagaaaaaaaaaagttcattcCTTTTTGAGGATCAAagtttaattgaaaatttacaAGTTTTCTCAAAATTTGTGCAAGTTAATTAAACAGATATATTCTTCATTTACATTTTATCCTCAAGGACCGCATATTTTGACaagttaaacaaacaaataaatatcagaacaaaaaaaataataaaaaaaataaaaaacctctATTTTTCACAAACTGGAAAAGGCAACGGACGCCCCGAGATTTTACTGTAAATGAGTAACTACTGAGAGAGTATTAGATTTACAACAGAAGATGCCGCCACATTGCCATAACTCCAAAAGGTCCAAAACTGAGAATATACGTAGTTTTATACCAAGCCGCATACAATACGTAACCTTTATTAATCGTGTGTATGTCTAAATGAAAGAGAAATGGAGAAGTATATCAGTTTTCTTCTTAGTGAAGAGCCTCTGTCTCTCTGGTTTTCAGTGCATACAATataagaaaggaaaatatgaGTTATAAAAGTGAAGGCAAGTTAAAGTTAGAGACTTTTTCACTGTCTATCTATGCTTTATGTGGATTGTTTTTGTAGTCTCAACTTCATCAGTGAAGTTGCGGAGAAGAAAGCCAGGTGGGTTTTCCGTacttttttcctatttcctGTGGGTCTGTATTTCTGTCTCATTGAtccatttgaattttgatgcaTTGGGTTTTtgggacctcaaaactgggtcttaattttttgtattaaCTTTTCAGTTGTTTACTGTTCTTGAAGTTCATTAGGATGCGTGTATCGGTCTTTCAGTTGTGCAAAATTTTCAGACTTTGATCATAATGGATACCCTTTGATACATTTTGAAGGATTAATCACTTGCTGTATTCGTGACCGCATTTTCAACTTAGCTCTTGGGTACCCTTGAATTCTTTATCATCCCCGAGCAAGTTTAAACgaatttatgtatttatttggGAAAATCAAAAGGATCTATATCTGCTTTTAGTATTATTGTGACCGGACATTGAAGACAATTTTCTATAATGGGTTCTATGAATTAACTTATTTCTGCACTTAGTTTGGTCTCTAAGCTTCTTGAGTGTGTAATTTAAGTTGTACTCTCTAGGTTGTTCTGGGATTTTTGATTAGTTATGACGTGGgaaatttttaattagttaTCATTTGGGAAATTTTTAATCTTGATCATCAATCCATGTTTTTACATTTATTTCTGAATGTGTCaacaaaatttcttatttgGGTTGCCCTTGATTTTCCCTGCCTGCCTGTATAATGGTTCATTGATGCATGCTCATGGTTTACCCTTCTTCCTCTGATTATGTCCAGTTGATTTTATTCGATTGTACTCCTAATTATTCCActggaaattattttttggacaATTATCTTCtcatttgttcttttctttttgtcatcAGTGCTTACAAGATGCATTTCCACTTCCTATTATCCATTATGTGCACTCAAGCTTTATCATTTGTGTAGCTAGGTGGATGGTCAATGTTGCTCGCAACCTACTTCTTCACTCATTGGTTACGgtgttggtttgttttttcatatgaTAGGTTTTGAACTTAGGATTTACCTTTTTCCCATCCTACTCCAGGATTTAGTGGTTACTACCATCGATTTACAGTAAGGAATTGCTGGTTCCTCTTAAGAGAAGTGAGCTGTTTAGAATATTACAGAGGAAGATAAGCATGTCACGTGCTAAAAGTTTGTGCGCGATGATCTAGTGACTTATTCTAATATGTTAAGCCTGAAACATACAAGCAACTCACTTTCCAGTATTCATGGTTTCTTTACAGGGTTTGGTAATAAAGGTTCGTTAGATTCTGACTCAGTTAGGAGTCCTACATCTCCCCTAGATTTCAGAGTTCTTTACAATCTTAGCAACCCATTTAGTCTTAAGTCTGGTAGACCATCGTCACAAAATGGAAATCAAACGAAATGGGATTGTGGTAAAGAAGGCCTCGGCATTGTCAATTCATTCGGTGATGAAACTAAAGCAACTAGTGAAGTTATTGGTTCACCAAAGAGgaagaatataatttttggATCACAGGTGAAAACTATGGTCGCTAACTCCTCAAAGATTTATTATGATTCAGACGATTGTCCCATCAAGTCCAAATCTTTAAATAGGAACTACATAACTCTCGATCCCCAACACCAAGCAGACAAAGTGAATGGTTTCTTTGGGAATGTGGGACGTCCTTTGGAATCTGAACCATCTGAAAACATTGCATCATTCTTGTTGAACTCCAGTGGTTCCTCACAAAGTGGCTCTATGTATGATCCAAACTTGAGGTTCAAAAGTCTTGATTCAGTGGATAAAACTTTGAGTTCATCTTTAGTTTTAGGCAGAAGTTTCCAAGTAGAAAATTCAGTG includes the following:
- the LOC117623608 gene encoding pentatricopeptide repeat-containing protein At3g16010, which translates into the protein MCKSPLLMAKMVAKSFALKRSISTCPHLSERLNQTENEIVKMFRFPRASGEVQNFPMSRNMSRKDPSVRMLDERFTKILKIFKWGPDAEKALEVLKLRVDHRLVLAVLKIDVEVNVKIQFFKWAGKRRNFEHDSTTYMALIRCLDEAGVVGEMWKTIQEMIRSTCVIEPAELSEIIRILGRAKMVNKALSVFYQIKGHKCKPTANTYNSMILMLMQEGHHDKVHELYNEMCNEVNCLPDTVTYSALISAFGKLGRDDSAIRLFDEMKDNGLHPTAKIYTTLLAIFFKLGKVEKALSLAQEMREKGCPPTVFTYTELIKGLGKAGRVEDACVIYKNLLREGCNPDVVLINNLINILGKEGRIEDAIKLFNEMVSLRCTPNVVTYNTIIKALFESKAPASEAASWFEKMKVNGIVPSSFTYSILIDGFCKTNRVEKALLLLEEMDEKGFPPCPAAYCSLINSLGKAKRYEAANELFQELKENCGRSSARVYAVMIKHFGKCGRLDEALDLFNEMKKLGCTPDVYAYNALMSGMVRAGMIDEAHSLLKVMEENGCIPDLNSQNIILNGLARTGGPNRALEMFSKMKRSKIQPDAVSYNTVLGCLSRAGMLEEAAKLMKEMDSKGFHYDLITYSSILEAVGKVDNVRKTSSEGYGYTPY
- the LOC117623553 gene encoding FCS-Like Zinc finger 10, which gives rise to MLSLKHTSNSLSSIHGFFTGFGNKGSLDSDSVRSPTSPLDFRVLYNLSNPFSLKSGRPSSQNGNQTKWDCGKEGLGIVNSFGDETKATSEVIGSPKRKNIIFGSQVKTMVANSSKIYYDSDDCPIKSKSLNRNYITLDPQHQADKVNGFFGNVGRPLESEPSENIASFLLNSSGSSQSGSMYDPNLRFKSLDSVDKTLSSSLVLGRSFQVENSVGFKPSSLPVPIASTHQYASSISAREIELSEDYTCIISHGPKPKTTHIFGDCILECHTTELNNFDEAKLWIESPRVAKYQDRLANEHLDEALRLCYTCKKNLEGEEMYMCRGEKAFCSFDCHSEKIFAEEEIESTCDNSAGSSSESYHEDLFLFGMHCEDIE
- the LOC117622919 gene encoding trihelix transcription factor ASIL1-like, which gives rise to MDDTEDDARYPPNPYGVNHQQGYGSSQRQKLPVRSGPYSRPVGSHYVDDEEDDEDEEDEELGEEEEDNNGQNGYLSVHKDVDDDDDDEDDGDDEEDEEDEDDNKSKVYNRMIDDADLQKHPKKRKLKNLISSYEFAPRLPAPPAAAPSAPRQSIGGRNSLTDWTEHETFVLLDAWGDRFLQRGKKSLRSEEWQEVAEKVSEVSKIERTDTQCRNRLDTLKKKYKKERLKFAETGGATSKWVYFKKMDMLMSSPQQQSGLSCGLDSGEYVFMNPRVYLNRANGLDEMRDSPGNSESAEGVDDDSDGLPPKKRRYGRDNDDRCSFRLLADSIQKFSDIYEKIETSKRQQMVELEKMRMDFHRDLEMQKRQIMERAQAEIAKIQQGDDEENDISAENASG